A portion of the Oncorhynchus gorbuscha isolate QuinsamMale2020 ecotype Even-year linkage group LG07, OgorEven_v1.0, whole genome shotgun sequence genome contains these proteins:
- the pmp22b gene encoding peripheral myelin protein 22b, translating into MLLLLLGIVILHAAALVLLFVSTIVSAWTTGSTSSSDLWNNCSTINGGYHCEPAYTGEWIQAVQALMILSIIFSFISLFLFFCQLFTLQKGGRFFVTGVFQILASLFVMSGAVIYTVMSPNWVPVSEAFGWAYILAWVAFPLALISGLIYVILRKRE; encoded by the exons ATGCTGCTCCTTCTACTGGGAATTGTCATCCTGCATGCCGCAGCCCTAGTCCTCCTGTTTGTGTCAACAATTGTCAGC GCCTGGACAACAGGGTCCACTAGCAGCTCAGACCTCTGGAATAACTGCTCTACAATCAATGGAGGATACCACTGTGAACCAGCCTACACTGGAG AGTGGATCCAGGCAGTGCAGGCCCTGATGATCCTGTCCATAATCTTCAGCTTCATTTCGCTCTTCCTGTTCTTCTGTCAGCTCTTCACCCTCCAGAAGGGAGGACGCTTCTTTGTCACTGGAGTCTTCCAGATCCTCGCCA GTCTGTTTGTGATGAGTGGAGCAGTGATCTACACAGTGATGAGTCCGAACTGGGTGCCAGTATCGGAGGCCTTCGGCTGGGCTTATATCCTGGCCTGGGTGGCCTTCCCTCTGGCCCTGATCAGCGGACTCATCTACGTCATCTTGAGAAAACGGGAATGA